Proteins from a single region of Halogeometricum borinquense DSM 11551:
- a CDS encoding universal stress protein, with protein MYTNILVPTDGSDLAERGLEHGMELAREHGAHLHILFVVDESVYGSTPALSSYEAFLDKMADDAEDLAEDFIEEATEQGIDSTMSVLRGVPHEEILNYTQENNIDAIVMGKRGAAGVGYPHIGSVTDRVIREAEVPVIPV; from the coding sequence ATGTACACAAACATCCTTGTCCCGACAGACGGAAGCGACCTCGCAGAACGCGGCCTTGAACACGGAATGGAACTTGCTCGAGAGCACGGTGCCCACCTCCACATCCTCTTCGTCGTCGACGAATCCGTTTACGGAAGTACACCCGCACTCAGCAGCTACGAGGCATTTCTAGACAAAATGGCCGACGATGCCGAAGACCTTGCAGAGGACTTCATCGAGGAGGCCACCGAGCAAGGTATCGACTCAACTATGTCAGTTCTTCGGGGCGTGCCTCACGAGGAGATCTTGAACTATACCCAAGAAAACAATATCGACGCTATCGTTATGGGCAAACGCGGAGCGGCCGGCGTTGGATACCCACACATCGGTTCAGTTACCGACCGCGTTATCCGAGAGGCAGAGGTTCCAGTT